One part of the Plasmodium cynomolgi strain B DNA, chromosome 3, whole genome shotgun sequence genome encodes these proteins:
- a CDS encoding hypothetical protein (putative) has translation MLENKLPITSLGIIKKFPQIGRTNMFLFHVQVLIFIFFLWNSSNSNDSSCNKLCDEKHCELNIFSVKKFRVLTEYDSYDSGSQPNLYSLEDMEDDEREERLRELISYYNVFLNYYPELNTKDKIIKLKNPELSQTRNYLSNGKENVLQVNSLPERSYEYDEVDTLEDTEEFEEFEILIETQHFEEPDYLDEFLDLDIDIEDKDLTTLDGIYEEMSTFKRKYLEMRNKINAYINNFKWISELIYDYILLFSPLSILISIFLLHLSSPNVFIATSVAALTLFVL, from the exons atGCTTGAAAACAAATTACCTATCACGAGCTTGGGAATTATTAAGAAATTCCCACAAATAGGCAGAACGaatatgtttctttttcatgttcAAGTGCtaatatttatcttttttttatggaattcttcaaattccAATGat AGTTcatgtaataaattatgtgaCGAAAAACATTGTGAGCTGAACATTTTCAGTGTTAAAAAGTTTAGAGTTTTAACCGAGTATGATAGTTACGATAGCGGAAGTCAGCCAAATCTATATTCCTTAGAGGATATGGAAGATGACGAAAGAGAAGAACGCTTACGAGAATTGATATCTTATTATAAtgtgtttttaaattattatccaGAACTTAACACCaaagacaaaattattaaattaaaaaatcctGAATTATCACAAACACGAAATTATTTATctaatggaaaagaaaatgtgttACAAGTTAATTCATTACCTGAAAGATCATATGAATATGACGAAGTAGACACCCTCGAGGACACGgaagaatttgaagaatttgaaattttGATTGAAACtcaacattttgaagaaccaGATTATCTGGATGAGTTTCTTGATTTGGATATAGACATTGAGGATAAAGATCTAACGACACTTGATGGAATCTATGAAGAAATGAGTACGTTTAAACGTAAATATTTGGAAATgaggaataaaattaatgcatatattaacaattttaagtGGATTAGTGAATTAATTTATGATTacattcttttattttcaccacTGAGTATATTAATATCCATTTTCTTATTACATTTGTCATCGCCAAATGTTTTTATTGCCACTAGTGTTGCGGCATTGACATTGTttgtattataa
- a CDS encoding hypothetical protein (putative), with amino-acid sequence MLRYLKNKAQDEKMGIKPRGALSKLAYAMISYFIFLKVANYFGYLATWTIYPMAIPAAITFSFVSMLLGTYYLKKGLKISNKILKYKTFSKNHKHRRSEKSRRI; translated from the exons ATGTTAcgatacttaaaaaataaggcacaagatgaaaaaatgggaatcaAACCCAGAGGAGCTCTTAGCAAATTGGCATATGCTATGA tttcttattttatattcctgAAGGTCGCTAATTATTTTGGTTACCTTGCTACGTGGACCATATACCCTATGGCAATTCCCGCAGCCATAACATTTTCCTTTGTGAGCATGCTCTTGGGAACCTACTACCTAAAGAAAggattaaaaatatcaaataaaattttgaaatacaAAACTTTCTCAAAAAATCACAAACATAGAAGATCTGAGAAATCAAgaagaatataa